The following proteins are encoded in a genomic region of Rubrobacter xylanophilus DSM 9941:
- a CDS encoding metallophosphoesterase family protein, whose product MRVLCVSDRVEPPLYGPALRSYASGAEAVISCGDLPFEYLEYIVTLLGVPVYYVLGNHDPAPESGERPEGCIPLDGRVVDAGGAVLAGLSGSRLYSGGPNQYTERQMALRSLALSARIGGRALLGRPTPTVFVTHSPPLGLGDRKDPCHTGFRAFLRLIDRHRPALWLHGHVHLYGPGQPRALRRKDTEVLNVFGHRFVEL is encoded by the coding sequence ATGAGGGTGCTGTGCGTCAGCGACCGGGTGGAGCCGCCGCTCTACGGCCCCGCCCTCCGCTCCTACGCCTCCGGGGCGGAGGCGGTGATCTCCTGCGGCGACCTGCCCTTCGAGTACCTGGAGTACATCGTCACCCTCCTCGGCGTCCCCGTCTACTACGTGCTCGGCAACCACGACCCGGCCCCGGAGAGCGGCGAGCGCCCCGAGGGCTGCATCCCGCTCGACGGGCGGGTGGTGGACGCCGGAGGCGCCGTGCTCGCCGGGCTCTCCGGCTCCCGCCTCTACTCCGGCGGCCCGAACCAGTACACCGAGCGCCAGATGGCGCTGAGGTCCCTGGCCCTCTCGGCCCGCATCGGCGGGCGCGCCCTGCTGGGCCGCCCCACGCCCACCGTCTTCGTCACCCACTCCCCGCCCCTGGGCCTCGGGGACCGCAAGGACCCCTGCCACACCGGATTCCGCGCCTTTCTGCGGCTCATCGACCGGCACCGGCCCGCCCTGTGGCTGCACGGCCACGTCCACCTCTACGGCCCCGGCCAGCCGCGGGCCCTGAGGCGCAAGGACACCGAGGTGCTCAACGTCTTCGGCCACCGCTTCGTGGAGCTGTAA
- a CDS encoding NUDIX domain-containing protein, with amino-acid sequence MAGPETPKLMVDVVIPAGGGVVLVRRGSEPFEGRWALPGGFVEVGETVEKAAVREAAEETGLAVELSRLVGVYSEPDRDPRGHNVSVAFLARPVGGELEASSDAAEVAILDPRSVELAFDHRRIIADALGEE; translated from the coding sequence TTGGCCGGGCCCGAGACGCCGAAGCTGATGGTGGACGTGGTGATCCCCGCCGGGGGCGGGGTCGTGCTGGTGCGCCGGGGGAGCGAGCCCTTCGAGGGGCGGTGGGCGCTTCCGGGCGGGTTCGTGGAGGTGGGGGAGACGGTGGAGAAGGCGGCCGTCCGGGAGGCGGCCGAGGAGACCGGGCTCGCGGTGGAGCTCTCCCGGCTCGTGGGGGTCTACTCGGAGCCGGACCGGGACCCCAGGGGGCACAACGTGAGCGTGGCCTTTCTGGCCCGGCCGGTGGGCGGGGAGCTCGAGGCCTCCAGCGACGCGGCGGAGGTCGCAATCCTCGACCCCCGCTCGGTGGAGCTGGCCTTCGACCACCGGAGGATCATCGCCGACGCCCTCGGGGAGGAGTAG
- a CDS encoding NfeD family protein: protein MGDDLDIIFWAVVAALAFIGEIFTVSFFLLFFCAGALVALALAAAGLGVGLQAAGFVAATVLSMAALRPAIVNRISLRGGERYEPRGGIAGRSGVVTDPIEPGSSGTVRIGSGEFWSARAVYPGQRIEAGARVRVLDTDGLTALVEPLEGGEGGEKR, encoded by the coding sequence ATGGGCGACGACCTGGACATCATCTTCTGGGCGGTGGTGGCCGCCCTGGCCTTTATCGGGGAGATCTTCACCGTCTCCTTCTTCCTGCTGTTCTTCTGCGCGGGGGCGCTGGTCGCGCTCGCCCTGGCCGCCGCGGGGCTCGGGGTGGGGCTGCAGGCGGCGGGCTTCGTCGCCGCGACCGTGCTGAGCATGGCCGCGCTGAGGCCGGCGATCGTCAACCGGATCTCGCTGCGGGGCGGCGAGCGGTACGAGCCGCGGGGGGGCATCGCCGGCAGGAGCGGGGTGGTGACCGACCCCATCGAGCCCGGCTCGAGCGGGACGGTGCGCATCGGCAGCGGGGAGTTCTGGAGCGCCCGCGCCGTCTACCCCGGGCAGAGGATCGAGGCCGGGGCGCGGGTGCGCGTCCTGGACACCGACGGGCTTACGGCCCTCGTCGAGCCGCTGGAAGGCGGGGAAGGAGGAGAGAAACGTTGA